The Candidatus Hydrogenedentota bacterium DNA segment AACGCCATCACCTCCTCCACGCCCTGACCCTCCAAATGGGACTGCCCCAAGACGCCGTCACGCTGACCCGGTTAGTCGAAGCAGTTCCTGAACCCTGGAAGAGCCGGTTGAAGCACTTCCAGCGTCAATTGAAAAAGACCCTCGAAACTACCCAATCCGTGACGCGTGGATATGTGCGTGAACTTCGGCATCGCCTGCAGGTTTGCGGCCAGAACTTCGCCCGTCTCGGCTTTGACTCCAAAGAGGGCAAATCGGGGCTTTACGATTCGCAGGGGTGCCGTCCTGAGACTCCGGGCATTTCTCCTGCGCTGGTAAACCAA contains these protein-coding regions:
- the flgN gene encoding flagellar export chaperone FlgN, with the protein product MFKVDNLLDRLCDILDAELVRQETILAICRKKRDALRVADIQALEARTAALEAVLRESFEAEAERHHLLHALTLQMGLPQDAVTLTRLVEAVPEPWKSRLKHFQRQLKKTLETTQSVTRGYVRELRHRLQVCGQNFARLGFDSKEGKSGLYDSQGCRPETPGISPALVNQRG